The nucleotide window CCCGAGCGCCGCGAGGACTTCCTTGGCCACGGCCTCGCTGGACTGGGGGTTCTGCCCGCTGATGAGATTGCCGTCGAGGACCACGTTGCTGGCCCACGCGGGACCCGCCTGTACGATCGCGCCGTTGGCCCGCAACGTAGATTCCACCAGCCAGGGCGTGTTGTCGCCGGTGCCGCCGCCGAGTTCCTCCTCGTCGGTGAAAACGGTCAGACGCCTGCCTGCAAAGGCGAACTCGCCGTTGTCATTCCTCGCGCTGAGCAGTCCGGCCGGGCCATGGCAGAACGGGGCGATGATGATTTCCTCACGGTCAGCCTCGACCAGCAGCCGGCCAAGGTCCGAGTCCGTGGCGAGGTCGGCCATGGGGCCGTGGCCGCCGGGCAGCACAATCGCGTTGAAGTAGGAGGCATCGACCTCGGAGAGCACAAAGGGGTGCGAAAGCTCGGCGTCGATCTCCTCCAGATAGGCTGCGAAATCGTCTGCCTTCTCCTGGCTGCCAGCCGACTCCGCGGTGAGGCTGACCGCGTCGACTGTGGGTTTCCTGCCGCCGGGGGTCGCGATATTGACGGTGTGGCCGGCTTCGCTCAGCAGACGGTGGGAGACCACCAGTTCCTCGGCCCAAAAGCCGGTGGGGTGCTCGGTGCCGTCCTTCATCGTGAGCGAGTCTGCGGCCGAAACGACCATAAGGATCCGTGCCATGCTAATGCTCCTTGCGCCGGGATGGATATCTCCACCGTGCCACAGCGGCGGCGCCGGCAACAGGGTGCTGAACCAGCACTCTTGTTTTCCCAAACGTTCCGGTGGAAGTATTCGTTCATGACTACGTCCCTGACAATCGGTTACGCTGCGATGCTCGAGCAGTTCCACCCCCGCGAGGCAGTTGAACTCTCCGAATATGCCGAGCAGAAGGGCTTCTCCGGCGTGATGGCGGCGGACCACTTCCAGCCATGGGTGCCGGCGCAGGGCGAATCGGCCTTTGTCTGGAATGTGCTCTCCGCCCTGGGGGAGCGGACCAAGGGGGACATCGGGCCCGGCGTCACGTGCCCGACTTTCCGCTGGCATCCGGCGATGGTGGCGCAGGCCTCGGCGACGCTGGCGGCCATGTATCCGGGCCGGCACTGGCTGGGGCTGGGCTCGGGGGAAGCGCTGAACGAGCACATCACCGGGCAGTACTGGCCGGAACCGCCGGAGCGGATCAACAGGATGTTCGAGGCGATCGAGATCATCAACAAGCTGTTCACCAACTCGCTGGCGGGAAAGGATGTCCGGCACAACGGCGCCTACTACAAGATGGAGTCCACCCGGTTGTGGACCATGCCCGAGGTGCCACCCGAAATCCTGGTGGCTACCGCGGGCCCGGTCACGGCCAAGCGCGCGGGCAAGCATGCCGGCGGACTGATAACCGTGGGGGCGCCGCTGGATAAAGTGGCGATGCTCTTCGACCGTTTCGACGCCGGGGCCAAGGAAGCGGGCAAGGATCCGTCCCGAATGCCGAAGGTGCTCCAGCTGCATCTGAGCTGGGCCCCGACCTACGAGGAAGCGCTGTCCAACGCCATGACCGAGTGGCCAAACGGCGGCATGAAGTTCCCCAAGGGGGACATCCGGTCTCCGTTCGAGCTGGAGCAGATGGCCAAGCTGGTCCGGCCGGAAGACTTCGAAGGCCGGCTGGTCATCTCCGAAGATCCGGACGTGCACCGCTCCTACATCCAGAAATTCGCGGATCTGGGGTTCGACCGGATCTACCTGCACAACGTGGGCCGCAACCAGCGCGAGTGGATCGACGTGTTCGGCGCCAAAGTCCTTCCGGTGCTGATCCGATGAGCCTGCGCGCACTGTCCGTCTTCGCCATCGAGGGCATCGGCGAAATCGCTGCCGGCGACGATCTGGCAGCCATCATCCAGCAGGCGGTCGGCGACGAGCTGCAGGACGGGGACATCCTTGCGGTCACCTCCAAGATCCTGTCCAAGGCCGAGGGGCGCATGCGGCCGGCGGCGGACCGCGAGGAAGCGATAACGGCGGAAACGGTACGGGTCGTCGCGACGCGTGCGCATGCGAACGGCGTAACCCGGATCGTGGAGAACCGGCTGGGCATCGTCTCCGCCGCGGCCGGGGTGGACGCCAGCAATACGCCCGAGGGGACCGTCCTGCTGCTGCCCGTTGATCCGGACGGCTCCGCGGACCGGCTCCGCGCCGAACTGCGCCGGCGCAGCGGCGTGAACGTCGCCGTCGTCGTCACGGATACTCTCGGGAGGCCATGGCGGAACGGGCAGACGGACGTGGCGATCGGCGTGTCCGGGCTGGCGCCGCTGGCCGACCTGCGGGGTTCCGTGGACAGCGCGGGCCGCCGGTTGAGCGCCACGGTCACCGCCGTGGCGGACGAGGTCGCTGCGGCGGCGGACCTGGTCAAGGGCAAGACCAGCGGCTGCCCCGTTGCGGTGGTGCGCGGGTTGGGCGGCCTGGTTTTGGCTCCAAATAACGACGACGACGGCGGCGCGCGCCGTGGCTACGCGGGTGCGGCTGCTCTGATCCGGTCGGCCGAACAGGACATGTTCCGGCTGGGCACGGCGGAAGCGATGGAGGCGGGCCGGCAGGAGGGACTCGAAGCCGGACGCCGCGAGGGGTTCGCCGCCGGCCGGCGGGAAGGCTACCGCCAGGGTTATGAAGCAGGACTGGCGGCAGCCCGGGTGGAAGCACGGGAGGAGGGCTGGGCCGAAGCAGTGCGCAGTGAAGCCTCGGGCAACGGGCTCAAGGCCACCAGCGGCCTGCCCGTGAGCGGGTGCTCCAGCACCACGGCGTCCACCCCGTAGACCCGGCGGATCAGGTCCGGCGTCAGGACTTCCGGTGTGGGCCCGGCCGCTACGACTTTGCCCTCCTGCAGGACAATCACCTGGTCGCAGTAGGCGGCGGCGATGTTGATGTCGTGCAGCGCGGCCAGGACCGCCACTCCGCCGGCTGCCAGGTTGTGGACCAGCTCCATGCTGGCCAGTTGGGCGTTGACGTCCAGATGGTTGGTCGGCTCATCGAGCAGCAGGACTTCCGGTTCCTGGGCGAGGGCCTTGGCCAGCTGGACCCGCTGGCGCTCGCCGCCGGACAGGGTGCCGTACCGGCGCTGGGCGAAGCTGTCGAGGCCCACCGCGGTGAGGCTGCGCCGGGCAACGCCCAGGTCCTCGTCGCTGGTGCCTGCCAGCAGGGAACGGTAAGGCAGCCGGCCCAGCAACACCACATCCAGCACGGTCAGCGGCAGGTCAGTGTCTGCCCTTTGCTCCACGAAGGCCAGCTGGCGGGCGCGCTCCTTGCGGCGCAGGGCATGCAGGTTGGAACCATTCAGCTGGACGGAACCGGTATGGGGCACGGCGACGGCGCCCAGCAGCTGCAGCAGGCTCGATTTGCCCGCGCCGTTGGGACCGAGCAGCGCGGTCACGGTGCCTGCCGGGACGTGGCAGTCCACGCCGTCGAGAATGAGCTTGCCGCCTGCCCGGTAGTCCAGGCCCAGTCCCTGCAGCGAAACGCCGGGCGGCGCGGCGGGAGAAGCTGGCGTGGCCGCGTCGCCGGAACGCCGGCTCGAGGTCAAGGGCTGCACGGGGCCGGTTACCGGATTCATGAGGCGTTCCTCCAGCGCCAGAGCATGACGATGAAGACCGGCGCTCCGAGCAACGCGGTAATGATGCCGACCGGGATTTCGCGCGGGTCGAACAGCGTCCTGGCCAGGGTGTCCGCCCAGACCATGAACAGGGCGCCGGCCAGGGCGGAGAGCGGAAGCAGCGCGCGGTGCCGTGCGCCCGTCAGCAGCCGGACGGCGTGCGGCAGGATCAGGCCGACGAAGCCGATGGAACCGCTGACCGAGACCATGGCCCCGGTGAGTATGGCCGTTCCGCCCAGCAGGAGCCATCGGATGGCGGTGACATTAAGGCCGAGGGCCGCCGCTGCGATGTCGCCGAACGCGAAGCCGTCAAGGATCCGCCCGGACAGCACTACCGGCGTACCGGCCAGGGCAAACGCGACGCCGGTGATGGCGACGGAGCCCCAGGTTGCGGCCGACAGTGAGCCCATCATCCAGCTGAGCACTTCGCGGTAGGAATCGCCCTGTGCGGAGAAGAAGATGATGAAGGAGGCCAGTGCGGAAGCCAACGCGGAGACCGCCAGCCCGGCGAGCACCGTGCGGGTGGGGGTGATGACGCCCAGGGCCGAAGCCAGTCCGAGGGTGAGCACCATCGCGGCCATCGCGCCGGCAAACGCCGCCACCGGCAGCAGTACTGCGGCGCCCAGCAGGAGGACCGCGACGGCGCCCAGCGAAGCTCCGGAGCTCAGCCCCAGCAGGTAGGGGTCGGCCAGAGGATTGCGTGTGAGTGCCTGCATGACCGCGCCGCTGACGGCGAGGCCGGCGCCGACCAGCGCGGCCGTGAGCAGCCGGGGCAGCCGCAGCTCCCAGACAATGCCGTCCTGGATGGCGGTCAGCTCGACGGCGGCGCCAAAGCTCTCCGGACGAAGGCCCAGATGCCGGAGTATGGAGCCGAGTACCTGCAGCGGCGACAGGTTGGCAGGGCCGATCGAGACAGTGATTAGCACCGAGGCGACGAGCGCGGCCAGCAAGACTGCGCCCCACAACACACCGGACATCGGCCGCCGGCCGGACAGGGAACCGGCAAAGGTGCCGGGCGCCGTCGTCGTTATCTTGAGCCTTGGGTGCTCGCGCAGGCTCATGGCTGATCGAGCTCGGCCAGCTGGTCCGCCAGGGACTGGACTGTTTCGACGCTGCGGACACCGGCTTCGGAAGCGGCGAAAGGGACCACCAGGTACCGGCCCTCCTTGACCGCGTCCAGCTGCGAGATCACCGGATGTGCCTCCAGCACGCCGATCTTCTTCTCGGTGCTGCCCCAGCTGGAATCCACCAGCACTATGACATCGGGATTCCGTTCCGCGACAACTTCCCAGGACAACGGGGACCACGCCTGGTCCACATCGGCGGCCACATTCGTCAAGCCCGCCGCCTCCATCACCAGCTGGGGAGCTCCGCTGGCGCCGCCGACAAACGGGGTGTCCGAGCCGGAGCTGTACCAGAGCGCAGAGAGCTCCTTGCCGTGCGGCTCTATTGCGTCGAGCTGCTCCCGTTGTTCATTGACGAGCTGGGCGGCCGCGGCATCGGCGTCGAAAATCCGGCCCATTTCCCGGATGCTGGCGAAGATGTTCTCGAAGGTCAGCGGAGCCGGCCGGTAGCCCGGCTGCTGGCACGCCGCGGGCGAGACATAGGTGTTGATGCCGAGCTTGCCCAATGCCTCGCGCTCGCCGGCGCCGTCCGCGGAGAAGTTGGATTCCCACCCCGCGTAGATGAAGTCGGGCTCCAGCGCCAGCACCGGTTCCTGGGCCGGCAACTGCTCGGAGATCACCGGGATGTCCTGCTGCCACTGCTCCGGCACGGGGCCGTCGGCGAAGGCCGTTCCCACCATCCTGTCGCCCAGGCCGAGGGCGAGCAGCAGTTCCGTGCTGGTGGATTTGATCGTCACGGCACGCTCCGGCGGTGCCGTGAAGGTGACCTTGGTGCCGCAGTTATCCACTGTGAAGGGAAAGCCCGAAGCCGGTGCGGAGCCAGCAGCAGCGGAGCCACCCGGAACGGAACCGGCCGGCGCCGGGCTGCCGCACCCGGCGAGCACCAGCGAAGCCGCGGCCAGGAGGGGCAAAACGGAGCGTAACGAGGCGGGATTGCGCATGGGACCTCGGTTCGTCGGCCAGGCGCAGTGGTGTTGGCAGCCAGCGCGCCGGGGCGCTGTTCAAGGGAACCGGCGACAGCCGGTGACCGGCGGCCCAATTCCAGGCCGTGCGGGCCGGTCATACGCAACCGGTGGGTCCGAGACCGAGTATAGGCCCCATTTAAATTCCATTGGAGGTTTCGGACTTCGAACCATGGTTTTCCCAGTGCAGCGGGGCTATTGTGTCAGCACGTGACGGACGTTGGGCCCAGTCTTTAAGGCATATCGGAGGCAGTCGATGACAACGGTTAGGGCAGCACTCACACAGACCACCTGGACCGGGGACGAGGAGTCCATGGTCAGGAAACATGAAGACTTCGTGCGCAAGGCAGCGACCGAGGGCGCCCAGGTGATCTGCTTCCAGGAACTGTTCCATGGGCCCTACTTCGGCATCGTCCAGGACAGCAAGTACTACGACTTCGCGCAGCCGGTGCCGGGTCCGTTGACGGAACGCTTCGCCAAGCTGGCAGCCGAGCACCACATGGTCATCATCCTTCCGGTCTATGAAGAGGAACAGCCCGGCATCTACTACAACACCGCCGCGGTGATAGACGCGGACGGGACGTATCTGGGCAAGTACCGCAAGAACCATCTGCCGCATGTGGACAAGTTCTGGGAGAAGTTCTATTTCCGGCCCGGCAACCTCGGCTGGCCGATCTTCGACACCGCAGTGGGCAAGGTCGGACTGAACATCTGCTACGACCGGCACTTCCCGGAAAGCTGGCGGGCGCTCGGCCTCAACGGTGCACACTTGGTCTTCAACCCGAACGCCTCCAAACCCGGCCTTTCCAACCGGTTGTGGGAGCTGGAACAGCCGACCGCCGCTGCCGCCAACGGCTACTACGTGGTGGTGCCGAACCGCGTGGGATCGGAAGCCAACGAGTTCGGCGACGAGGCCGTGAACTTCTACGGCACCTCCTATGTTGTGGACCCGCAGGGGAACTACGTGGGCGAACTGGGCAGCGGCAGCGAAGAGGAGCTGCTGATCCGTGACCTGGACATGGACCTGGTGCGCACCGCCCGCAACAGCTGGCAGTTCTACCGCGACCGTCGCCCTGATGCCTACGGGCCGATCGTCGCGCCGTAAGCCGCCCGCCCCCGAGAATTTGGCAGGAGTAACCCGATGTCTACATCCTTGATCGCCGGCGGGACCGTGGTCAGCTCGACAGGCCGCAGCGAAGCGGACGTGCTGATCGACGGCGAAAAGATCGTAGCCGTACTGGCGCCCGGTTCGACCCTGCTGGGCCATGACCTGAAGTCCTCGGTGGACACAGTGCTGGACGCCGCCGGCAAATATGTTGTCCCCGGCGGGATCGACGCGCACACGCACATGCAGATGCCGTTCGGTGGCACCGAGGCGAGCGACACTTTCGAAACCGGGACACGCGCCGCCGCCTGGGGAGGTACGACGACGATTGTGGACTTTGCGATCCAAAAGTACGGTGAGCGCGTGATGGACTCGCTGCAGTCCTGGCACGACAAGGCCGACGGCGAATGCGCCATCGACTACGGCTTCCACCAGATCATCGGCGACGTGAACGACGATTCTCTCAAGGCCATGGAGGGCCTGACCGGCGAGGGGATCTCCAGCTACAAACTGTTCATGGCGTATCCGGGTGTCTTCTACAGCGACGACGCGCAGATCTACAAGGCGATGCGAGTGGGGGCCGAAACCGGCCTGATGACCATGATGCACGCCGAGAACGGTCCGGCCATCGATGCCATGGTGGCCGAACTGCTCGCCCAGGGCAAAACCGATCCCTACTACCACGGGGTGGCGAGGGCCTGGCAGATGGAGGAGGAAGCCACCCACCGGGCCATCATGCTGGCCAACCTCACCGGCGCCCCGTTGTACGTAGTCCATGTCTCGGCCAAGCAGGCCGTGGCCCAGCTGGCGGCCGCCCGGCACAACGGCCAGAACGTCTTCGGCGAAACCTGCCCCCAGTACCTGTACCTCTCGCTGGAAGACCAGCTGGGTGCGCCGGGCTTCGAGGGGGCCAAATGGGTGTGCTCCACGCCCTTGCGGTCCAAGCTTGAGCATCACCAGGACCACATGTGGCAGGCGCTGCGGACCAACGAGCTCCAGATGGTCTCCACCGACCACTGCCCCTTCTGCATGAAGGGGCAGAAGGACATGGGCGTGGGAGATTTCTCCAAGATCCCCAATGGCATCGGCGGCGTGGAGCACCGGATGAACCTGATCTACCAGGGCGTCGTGGACGGCAAGATCCCGCTGGAGCGCTGGGTGGAAATCACCAGCACCACCCCCGCACGGATGTTCGGCATGTACGGACGCAAAGGCGTCATCACCCCCGGTGCCGATGCCGACGTCGTTATTTACAACCCGCAAGGGCATACGTCCATCGGATTGGAGAAGACCCACCACATGAACATGGACTACTCCGCGTGGGAAGGCTTCGAGATCGACGGCCACGTGGACACCGTCCTGTCCCGCGGTCGCGTCATCGTCGACGACAACCAGTACCTGGGCAGCAAGACGCACGGGCAGTATCTCAGGCGTGATCCCAGCCAGTACCTGATCTAGGAGCGAGCGATGGAATTCGGAACAGTCCTCCAGTGCAACCCGCCGGCCGCGCGCACCGTGGCGTTGGCGAAGAAGGCCGAAGAGCACGGGTTCGACTACGTCTGGACCTTCGATTCGCACCTGCTGTGGCAGGAGCCCTACGTGATCTACAGCCAGATCCTGGCCGAGACCCGCACCATCAAGGTGGGCCCCATGGTCACTAACCCGGCCACGCGGGACTGGACCGTCACGGCGTCCACTTTCGCCACCC belongs to Arthrobacter crystallopoietes and includes:
- a CDS encoding type 1 glutamine amidotransferase domain-containing protein, giving the protein MARILMVVSAADSLTMKDGTEHPTGFWAEELVVSHRLLSEAGHTVNIATPGGRKPTVDAVSLTAESAGSQEKADDFAAYLEEIDAELSHPFVLSEVDASYFNAIVLPGGHGPMADLATDSDLGRLLVEADREEIIIAPFCHGPAGLLSARNDNGEFAFAGRRLTVFTDEEELGGGTGDNTPWLVESTLRANGAIVQAGPAWASNVVLDGNLISGQNPQSSEAVAKEVLAALGPAPGGAQDDEAEFDADRDEDVRDDDY
- a CDS encoding TIGR03557 family F420-dependent LLM class oxidoreductase — its product is MTTSLTIGYAAMLEQFHPREAVELSEYAEQKGFSGVMAADHFQPWVPAQGESAFVWNVLSALGERTKGDIGPGVTCPTFRWHPAMVAQASATLAAMYPGRHWLGLGSGEALNEHITGQYWPEPPERINRMFEAIEIINKLFTNSLAGKDVRHNGAYYKMESTRLWTMPEVPPEILVATAGPVTAKRAGKHAGGLITVGAPLDKVAMLFDRFDAGAKEAGKDPSRMPKVLQLHLSWAPTYEEALSNAMTEWPNGGMKFPKGDIRSPFELEQMAKLVRPEDFEGRLVISEDPDVHRSYIQKFADLGFDRIYLHNVGRNQREWIDVFGAKVLPVLIR
- a CDS encoding ABC transporter ATP-binding protein, whose protein sequence is MNPVTGPVQPLTSSRRSGDAATPASPAAPPGVSLQGLGLDYRAGGKLILDGVDCHVPAGTVTALLGPNGAGKSSLLQLLGAVAVPHTGSVQLNGSNLHALRRKERARQLAFVEQRADTDLPLTVLDVVLLGRLPYRSLLAGTSDEDLGVARRSLTAVGLDSFAQRRYGTLSGGERQRVQLAKALAQEPEVLLLDEPTNHLDVNAQLASMELVHNLAAGGVAVLAALHDINIAAAYCDQVIVLQEGKVVAAGPTPEVLTPDLIRRVYGVDAVVLEHPLTGRPLVALSPLPEASLRTASAQPSSRASTRAAASPAS
- a CDS encoding putative F420-0 ABC transporter permease subunit produces the protein MSLREHPRLKITTTAPGTFAGSLSGRRPMSGVLWGAVLLAALVASVLITVSIGPANLSPLQVLGSILRHLGLRPESFGAAVELTAIQDGIVWELRLPRLLTAALVGAGLAVSGAVMQALTRNPLADPYLLGLSSGASLGAVAVLLLGAAVLLPVAAFAGAMAAMVLTLGLASALGVITPTRTVLAGLAVSALASALASFIIFFSAQGDSYREVLSWMMGSLSAATWGSVAITGVAFALAGTPVVLSGRILDGFAFGDIAAAALGLNVTAIRWLLLGGTAILTGAMVSVSGSIGFVGLILPHAVRLLTGARHRALLPLSALAGALFMVWADTLARTLFDPREIPVGIITALLGAPVFIVMLWRWRNAS
- a CDS encoding putative F420-0 ABC transporter substrate-binding protein, with product MRNPASLRSVLPLLAAASLVLAGCGSPAPAGSVPGGSAAAGSAPASGFPFTVDNCGTKVTFTAPPERAVTIKSTSTELLLALGLGDRMVGTAFADGPVPEQWQQDIPVISEQLPAQEPVLALEPDFIYAGWESNFSADGAGEREALGKLGINTYVSPAACQQPGYRPAPLTFENIFASIREMGRIFDADAAAAQLVNEQREQLDAIEPHGKELSALWYSSGSDTPFVGGASGAPQLVMEAAGLTNVAADVDQAWSPLSWEVVAERNPDVIVLVDSSWGSTEKKIGVLEAHPVISQLDAVKEGRYLVVPFAASEAGVRSVETVQSLADQLAELDQP
- a CDS encoding nitrilase-related carbon-nitrogen hydrolase, with the protein product MTTVRAALTQTTWTGDEESMVRKHEDFVRKAATEGAQVICFQELFHGPYFGIVQDSKYYDFAQPVPGPLTERFAKLAAEHHMVIILPVYEEEQPGIYYNTAAVIDADGTYLGKYRKNHLPHVDKFWEKFYFRPGNLGWPIFDTAVGKVGLNICYDRHFPESWRALGLNGAHLVFNPNASKPGLSNRLWELEQPTAAAANGYYVVVPNRVGSEANEFGDEAVNFYGTSYVVDPQGNYVGELGSGSEEELLIRDLDMDLVRTARNSWQFYRDRRPDAYGPIVAP
- the hydA gene encoding dihydropyrimidinase, with amino-acid sequence MSTSLIAGGTVVSSTGRSEADVLIDGEKIVAVLAPGSTLLGHDLKSSVDTVLDAAGKYVVPGGIDAHTHMQMPFGGTEASDTFETGTRAAAWGGTTTIVDFAIQKYGERVMDSLQSWHDKADGECAIDYGFHQIIGDVNDDSLKAMEGLTGEGISSYKLFMAYPGVFYSDDAQIYKAMRVGAETGLMTMMHAENGPAIDAMVAELLAQGKTDPYYHGVARAWQMEEEATHRAIMLANLTGAPLYVVHVSAKQAVAQLAAARHNGQNVFGETCPQYLYLSLEDQLGAPGFEGAKWVCSTPLRSKLEHHQDHMWQALRTNELQMVSTDHCPFCMKGQKDMGVGDFSKIPNGIGGVEHRMNLIYQGVVDGKIPLERWVEITSTTPARMFGMYGRKGVITPGADADVVIYNPQGHTSIGLEKTHHMNMDYSAWEGFEIDGHVDTVLSRGRVIVDDNQYLGSKTHGQYLRRDPSQYLI